The genomic interval CACATGTGGCGGGTGGATTGTCGGGCCCGTGGTGCACACTCTGCGCAGGCGCTTTCTCCAGGGCGCGCCGGGAGGGGTGTGACGGACAGGGCGCGCCACGGGGCGCGCCGGTCCGGGCGCTGTCGTGATCGTGGGGAGGGGATGGCGTGTTCTCGGGGATCGACGAGGTCGACTGGGCCTCGATGGAGCATGCCTACGGGCCTGCCGACGACGTGCCGGAGCTCCTGCGGGGGCTCGCGTCCGAGGATCCGGCGGAGCGCGAGGCGGCGCTCGACGGCATGTACGGCGCGGTGCACCACCAGGGCGATGTGTACGCGTGCACGCTCGCTTGCATCCCGTTCCTGTTCGAGCTGGCCCTGGACCCGGGGGTGCAGGACCGCGGCAGCGTGGTCGAGCTGCTCACCAGCATCGGCGGCTTCGACCTCGACGAGGACGACGAGGCGGAGATCGACGAGGATGAGGTCGAGGGCGTAGCGAACTACGCGATGGCGGCGGCGGCGGTCACCGCGGGCGCCGGGGTGTTCTTCGAGCTGATCGCCGACGAGGACCCCGGGGTGCGGCTCGCGGCCCCTCTGGCGCTCGCCACGCTGCACCGGCACCCCGTGCAGGTGCTCGCGCTGCTGCGGGAACGGCTGCCGATGGAACCCGACGAGGAGGTGCGGCTCGCTCTCGTGGAGGCGGCCGGGCGGGTCGCGCTGCGGCACCGGCCGCTGGCGGGACGGGTCGCCCAGTGGCTGGGCCGGCTGGCGTCGCGGGCCCACTCCCCGGGGCTGCGGCTCGCGGCCCTGGCCCAGCTGGCGCGCTGTTCGCCCGAGGGGCTGCCCGGTGATGTGGTGCCGGTGGTCTCGGGGCTGCTGCGTGAGATGCGTTCCCCGATGGAGGGGGACGCGGCTCAGGGGGACGGACCGGATCCCGACCGGGACCCGGACGCGGAGCCGGTGGACCCGGACGCCGAGCCGGTGGACGCGGAGCCGCTGGCCGCCGGGGAGACCTGCCGGGGCGAGCAGGTCGCGACGCCGACGCTCGTGGGGCAGTTGCGGTCGCTGTCCGCGCAGGAGAGCGCCGGGCGCGGCGCCCCCTGGGCCGCGGATCTGCTGCGCACCCTGCACGTCGGCCTCGACGACCGGGTGGGCGACCGCACGGCGCTGCTCGCCGACCAGTTGCGCAGCCCCGACCGCCGGCAGCGCATCGACGCCGTGCGGATGAGCGGCGGGCTGATACGGGCCTGGCGCGGCCCCTACGAGGAGCTGGTGGCGCTCGTCGGTGATCAGCTGTCCGACCCCGAGCCCCGGCTGGCGGAGGCCGCGTCCCATGTGCTGGAGGAGTTGTTCGGCCTCGCCGCGCCCGCCGCGGACGCCCTGGCCGCCCGGCTGGCCGACCGTCCCGGGGACTGGGTGAAGTCCTGGGCCAGTGGTCCGCCCGGGCTCGGCTCCACCGTGAAGGCCCTGGCCCGCCTCGGCGACGCCCGGGCGGTGCCCGCGCTCGCGGCGGCGCTGGAGCTGCCGCAGGTGGCGCACGACGTGGGGTTCGCGGTGGGCCATCTGGGGGCGGCGGCCCAGCCGCTCGCCGGGGCGCTGCGGAGCAGGCTCGCGGAGGTCGAGCTGGACGAGGGGGCCTACGACCGGGCGAGTCCGCTGCTGGCCGGGCTGACCGGGCTGCGGGCGGGCGAGGCGACGCCCGAGGTGCTGCGGGTGCTGCGCGGGGCGCCGGAGTACCGGGGCGAGTGGCTGCGTACGGCGGCGCTGCGGGCGCTGGGTTCGTTCGGGCCGGCGGCGCGGGAGGCCGTCCCGGAGCTGCGGGCGCTGATCAGCCGGCCGGGGACGGCCTCCGCGACGGAGGCGGCCGAGGCGCTGTGGGCGATCTCCGGGGACGCCGAGGCGGTGCTGCCGGCGCTGATCGAGGGCCTCCAGTCGCACCAGGTGCACGAGCGGCGGGCGGCGGCGGTGGCGCTGGGGTCCCTCGGGCCGCGCGCCGCGGTGGTCGCGCCCCGGCTGCGCGGGCTGCTGGCGCACGAGGAGCTGTGGCTGCGGGTCGACGCGGCGATCGCGCTGTGGGAGGTGTCCGGCCGGTCGCAGGAGACCGTCGAGGCGTTGCTCGCCGGCTGGGAGCGGAGCCGTCATGTGCGGGTCCGGGTGGCAGAATGCGTAGCACGGATGGGGCCGGTCCCGGAGGGGTCGGCCGCAGCACACGTCCTGCGGAGCGAACTCGCCTCCGTACGCCGTCACAACGCGATGGACGGCGGGTACGGCAGTCATGACATCCACGAGGACGAGAAGCTCCTGGCACTGTGCCGACGGGCACTCCGGGGGACGGGGAAAGGAACCACGGCATGATCATTTTCGGTACCAAGGGCTACCTCCAGCAGCTGGCCATCCTGACGATGGTGTGTGGCTGGTGCGGCAATCCGGCGGCGCACACCCTGCGCAAGCGGGTCACGAAGTTCACGCTGTTCTTCGTGCCCCTGTTCCCGTTCTCGACGAAGTACGCTACGCAGTGCACGTTCTGCGGCGGGGAGCGGCAGATACCCCAGGAGGAGGCGGACCAGCTGCTCGCCCAGGCCGCGGCCGGGCAGGACGGCAACGCCCACGGCCAGGCCCCGCAGCAGCCCGGATTCACGCCTCCCGGGCAGAACCCGTACCAGCGCTGAGCCGCACCAGGAGAGAAACCGAACCGTACGGGCTTCGAGCCCGTACCGGCGATGGACCCGCGGCCCTCCTGACCGCTCCGGCCCCGTGGTCCCATGACCGCGGGGCCGCGTTCGTTGCACAGGGGTACGAAGTCGGCATTGCGCACGGTCGTCCGATTAGGGTGTGAGACCGCTGTGTCGTCCGTCGTCTACCGTCCGTCGTCCGTCGTCGAAGAGGAGGCGAGCCTTGCCCCCGCACCGCGCCCCGGCGGCGACCCGTACCTCCGCGTTCGCCCTCGCCGCGGTCACCCTGCTGTCCGGCTGCGGCGCGGCCGGCGGGCTGAAGAGCGCGGGGGACGCGCCGTCGGCCGTGGAGCCCAAGAGCCTCTGGCCGGAACTGCCGCCCGCCTCCGCCGCCCCGTACGACTACGGCGAGGGCGAGACCGCGCGCATCCCGGGGATCCGGGTGACCGGCGGCGATGTGCGGCGGCTGGACCCGGTGGCCGTGGCGCAGGCCGGGCTGAAGGCGAAGACGGACCGGGGCAGCGGTCTGGACGAGCTGCCGGACGGGACGGTCCGGCGGATCGAGGCGTGCCGGACCGCCCCGGACGACTGCCCGGTCCTCCCGCCGTACTACCGCGATCTGACCGGCGACGGCAGGGACGAACTGGTGCTCGGCATCCGGATGCCCGACCGGCAGCTCGCCGTGCGCGTCTACATGCCGGACGAGGGGCGGCTGACCCGGATCATGTCCACCTACGACGCCGTCATCAGCGTGGAGCTGGCGGGCCGGGACCTGATCATGCGGGCTCCCTCGGTGATCCCGGGGTACGAATACCGCACCGCGTGGTCCTGGGACGACCGGCAGCGCGCGATGCTGCCCACCCGGGACGAGATCCTGCGGACGCCCGAGCACCGGAAGGCCCCGAAGCCCACCCCGGAATCCTCCGCGCCCTCCGCGGGGACCCGATGAGGCGGCGCGGGGACGCGATGAGGCGGCGCGGGTTCCGCTCGCCGCCCTGGACCGCGAGCCTCACCTGGAAGTCCGCGGTCTTCCTGACCGTCATGTGCTGCACCCTGGCGGCCCTCCTCGGCTTCCTGGTGCACACGGCGGTCACCCGGCAGACGGTCGAACAGGCCCGGGAGAAGACGCTGAGCCGGCTGGAGATGGTCACCGACGCGTACGAGGCCGGGGAGCCGCTGCCCCCGAGGGCCGGCATCGACCCGCCGGGCCTGCCCGCCTCACTGCGCGCCCTGGCCGCGGCCGGCGAGCGGGGCACCGTCGTCGCGGACGCTCCGCCCGCCCGGCCGGGAGCCCCGGGCGGGTGGAGCGGCCCCGCCATGTGGGCGGCGGGCCCGGCGGACGGGCGGGCGCTCGCCACCTGGACGGACTACAGCCACAGCGCCCGCACCATCGGCGGCCTCGACCGGGCGATCATCGGCTCCTCGCTGCTGGCCATCGCCGCGACCCTGCTCGTCGGTCTGTTCGCCGTCGGCCGGGTGACCCGCAGGCTCCACCAGAGCGCCCGGGTGGCCCGCCGGATCAGCGCGGGCGATCTCGACGCCCGGGTGCACGACCCCCGGACCGCGCGCCCGGTCCGCGCGCAGGACGAGGTGGCGATCGTGGCGGGCGCCCTCGACACCATGGCCTCGACCCTCCAGCGCAAGCTCCAGACCGAGCAGCGGTTCACCGCCGACGTGGCGCACGAGCTGCGCACTCCCCTGACCGGCCTGTCGGCCGCCGCCGAACTGCTGCCGCCGGGCCGCCCGGCGGAGCTGGTGCGCGACCGGGTGCGGGCGATGCGGGCGCTGACGGAGGACCTGTTGGAGATCTCCCGCCTCGACGCCCGTACCGAGCAGGTCGACCTCGCCGTGCACG from Streptomyces sp. CA-278952 carries:
- a CDS encoding zinc-ribbon domain-containing protein, with translation MIIFGTKGYLQQLAILTMVCGWCGNPAAHTLRKRVTKFTLFFVPLFPFSTKYATQCTFCGGERQIPQEEADQLLAQAAAGQDGNAHGQAPQQPGFTPPGQNPYQR
- a CDS encoding HEAT repeat domain-containing protein encodes the protein MFSGIDEVDWASMEHAYGPADDVPELLRGLASEDPAEREAALDGMYGAVHHQGDVYACTLACIPFLFELALDPGVQDRGSVVELLTSIGGFDLDEDDEAEIDEDEVEGVANYAMAAAAVTAGAGVFFELIADEDPGVRLAAPLALATLHRHPVQVLALLRERLPMEPDEEVRLALVEAAGRVALRHRPLAGRVAQWLGRLASRAHSPGLRLAALAQLARCSPEGLPGDVVPVVSGLLREMRSPMEGDAAQGDGPDPDRDPDAEPVDPDAEPVDAEPLAAGETCRGEQVATPTLVGQLRSLSAQESAGRGAPWAADLLRTLHVGLDDRVGDRTALLADQLRSPDRRQRIDAVRMSGGLIRAWRGPYEELVALVGDQLSDPEPRLAEAASHVLEELFGLAAPAADALAARLADRPGDWVKSWASGPPGLGSTVKALARLGDARAVPALAAALELPQVAHDVGFAVGHLGAAAQPLAGALRSRLAEVELDEGAYDRASPLLAGLTGLRAGEATPEVLRVLRGAPEYRGEWLRTAALRALGSFGPAAREAVPELRALISRPGTASATEAAEALWAISGDAEAVLPALIEGLQSHQVHERRAAAVALGSLGPRAAVVAPRLRGLLAHEELWLRVDAAIALWEVSGRSQETVEALLAGWERSRHVRVRVAECVARMGPVPEGSAAAHVLRSELASVRRHNAMDGGYGSHDIHEDEKLLALCRRALRGTGKGTTA
- a CDS encoding sensor histidine kinase; the encoded protein is MRRRGFRSPPWTASLTWKSAVFLTVMCCTLAALLGFLVHTAVTRQTVEQAREKTLSRLEMVTDAYEAGEPLPPRAGIDPPGLPASLRALAAAGERGTVVADAPPARPGAPGGWSGPAMWAAGPADGRALATWTDYSHSARTIGGLDRAIIGSSLLAIAATLLVGLFAVGRVTRRLHQSARVARRISAGDLDARVHDPRTARPVRAQDEVAIVAGALDTMASTLQRKLQTEQRFTADVAHELRTPLTGLSAAAELLPPGRPAELVRDRVRAMRALTEDLLEISRLDARTEQVDLAVHELAPLAERVVRASGTDTEVRVKGAARVETDRRRLERVIGNLVANAHRHGRPPVVLSVDGAVVSVTDHGPGFPAYLLDGGPQRFRTDGAGKGHGLGLTIALGQAQVIGARLDFGNPPDGGALVRVTLPEYVRLDDGDADGNPGGGGGRGPKDDPDGSTPEDPHAT